The Spirosoma oryzicola region GCCGAATAATAGTCTCGATGGGTAAAAATAGCGTTAGGTCTTCCCGTTCGAACGAAAGAAAACGGGGGAGGTTAGCTGGAATCTGGACAAACGATAAACGTTGCCGATCATCTTCGTCTTCAGAGCGAAGGCTTTGCAGATCCGCCCCGTCCGGATTTTGGGTAACAACCCCGAAAATAAGCACTTTGGCCAGCAGCACCGGGAAGGTGTGCGTATAGTCATAGAGCATCGGCGTCAGGGTCGGATAAATGGCCCGGTCAAAGTAATTGGTAGCTTCGGTTCTTTCGTCGTCGGTCAACTCATCGTAGCTGGCTAGCTTGAGTCCGTTTTCGAAAAACAAGGGCAGCAACTGATCCGTGAAGACAGCCTGCTGATCGCGGCAAAATTGTTGAGAAGCGGTGTACAGGGCTTTCCGGAAGGGTACTTCGCGTAAGCCTGAGTAATCGATACGTTGCTTGTGGTAGTCGAGGTAATTGTACAGACTGCCGACACGGATCATAAAGAACTCGTCGAGATTCGAGGCCGAAATAGCCAGAAATTTCAACCGCTCCATGAGTGTCCGGTTTTCACTACGCGCCTGATCCAGAACACGTTCATTAAACTTAAGCCAGCTTAAATCGCGACTAAGGTAATCGCTCTGGTCAATAACGCTACTAACTTTTTCGCTAACTTTTGCCATTTTATCAGTTGACGACTTCGTTTGATCTTGCTGACGGTGGGTGAAACGGGAAACGAGGTTTTCCAGTAACGAACGGTTTGGGTTTAGGGAATAGCGCATACAGCAATAAAACTTTGAAGTACAACAAAAAAGCGGGCTTTTCAGCCCGCTCTATGTTATCATTCGGTTAAACATCCACTCGGGCATATTTAGCGTTTCGTTCGATAAAGTCGCGTCGGGGTGCCACTTCATCGCCCATCAGGGTTGAGAATACGTGATCAGCATCTGCCGCCGATTCTACCGTCACCACTTTCAGGCTCCGGGTGTCAGGATTCATCGTCGTGCTCCAAAGCTGTTCAGCGTTCATCTCACCGAGACCTTTATAACGCTGAACGCCTACATTTTCTTCTCGACCACTACCGGCAAGTTCTTTAACGGCAGCTTCCCGCTGCGCTTCGGTCCAGCAGTATCGTTCTTCTTTACCTTTTTTGACCAGGTAAAGCGGAGGCTGCGCAATATAAATATAACCGTTGTCGATCAACGCTTTCATGTTCCGGTAGAACAACGTCAGAATAAGCGTCCGGATGTGGCTACCGTCAACGTCGGCGTCAGTCATGATGATGATTTTGTGATAACGAAGCTTATCCAGGTTCATTACCGTTTCATCATCTTTTTTCTCCAGTCGAACGCCGAGGGCCGTCCAGATATTTTTGATCTCTTCGTTTTCGTAGATCTTGTGCTCCATAGCTTTCTCTACGTTGAGGATTTTACCCCGCAGCGGCAGAATAGCCTGGAATGCCCGGTTGCGGCCTTGTTTGGCCGTTCCACCCGCCGAGTCGCCCTCTACCAGATAAAGCTCGCACTTTTCTGGATCGGTATCCGAGCAGTCGGCCAGCTTACCGGGTAAGCCCATGCCCCCCATAAAGTCTTTCCGCTCGGTCATGATCCGCTTGTAGGCCAGATCAGCAGCAATCCGCGCCTGAGCCGACACAAGTACTTTTTTGACAATACCGGCTGCCGTTTTTGGATTTTCTTCCAGCCACGTTTCCAGCAGGTCGGCCATTGCCTGACTGACCGCACTAACCACATCCTGGTTGCCCAGCTTAGTTTTTGTCTGTCCTTCAAACTGAGGTTCGGCTACCTTCACCGAGATAACGGCCGTCAGCCCTTTTCGGAAATCTTCACCACTAAAGGTTACTTTGCCCGCGTTTTTAGGCAACACCCCCGGATTTTTGTCCGCGTAGTTTTTCAGAACCCGCGTCAGCGCCGAACGGAAGCCTTGCACGTGCGTACCGCCCTCGTGCGTGTTGATGTTGTTAACGTACGAAAGGACATTCTCGCCCGCTTCGTAGTTGTACACCAGGGCAACCTGTACAGGCGTCGAACCTTTGTCGCTTTCCATGTAGACGGGCTTCATACCGTCGAGCGCAGGGCGCGTTTCATCCAGAAACTGAACGAATTCCACCAGGCCACCTTCCGAGAAGAACTCGTCCTGATTGATCGGCTCGCCGTTTTCATCCAGCTCGCGCAGATCTTTCAGGAAGATGTGGATGCCTTTGTTGAGGTAAGCCAGTTCGCGCAGACGACCGGCTACCGTTTCGTACCGGTAAACGGTTTCGGTGAAGATGCTGTCATCCGGCTTGAAATGCACGGTAGTTCCGGTATCTTCTGCCTCGCCAGCAACACGAACGTCGTATTGAGGATAGCCTATTTTGTACTCCTGTTCGAATATCTTGCCTTCGCGGTGAACTTCGACGCGTAGATCGGTCGACAGCGCGTTAACGCAGGAAACGCCGACCCCGTGCAGACCACCGGAAACTTTGTATGTATCTTTATCAAACTTACCACCCGCGTGTAATACAGTCATAACGACCTCCAGGGCGGACTTGCCCATTTTGGTGTTGATGCCAGTCGGAATACCCCGGCCGTTGTCCTGTACCGTGATGGAGTTATCGGGATTGATGGTTACAGTAATTTTATCGCAATAGCCCGCCAGCGCTTCGTCAATCGAGTTATCGACGACTTCCCAGATGAGGTGATGCAGGCCGCGAATGCCAACGTCGCCAATGTACATAGCAGGACGTTTGCGAACGGCTTCCAGTCCTTCTAAAACCTGGATATTGTCGGCACCGTAATTGCCTAACGCGGTTTCAACGGGGGCTTCTGCGTCAATCAGTTCGTTGGTCATATTGGAATGGGAGCGTGTCAAAATGTGTTATTTAGGGCTCAATAAACAGCACACTCGGGTGAGCCTAACAGATTGTAAAAATACAAAAAAAAGTTGTCTTTTCCTACCCATTTTGGTAAGATTGGCATAATATACAAAAAAATACTTTCAGTCCCAACCCGTCAGATAACTAGCGGTTTTTTGCGGTTTTTAGGACGATTTTGGCTGTTCTGTAGGACGGTTGCCTACCCCTCAGGTAACTTCTAAACAAGTGGTTTTTAATCCCTTTCTTATTCGAAGGTATTTCTCAAAAAAGTATTATTAGCTTATTCCCAAAAGGTCTGCCGGTTGAGGAAGCCTTTTTTCGCCGAAAAGAAGCCGTATCGAGAGAATTTGAGCTATTTCTAAAAAAAGAAAGCCGAAGCGTACAGCTCCGGCTTTCTGAAAAAATAAGGTCTGCTGGTCGTTAATCTTCGGGGTAGGGAATGTAAACGAAACCGGCAAAATCGCCGTGTACGACAAATAAGCAGCAGTACTCGTCCGGCTTCTTATAATTCTCTTTCCACAAATCGACGGACTCAGGACCGATAAGCCCGCGCTGCATGAATTCATCCAAAAACGACGCTTTGTAGTTCCACTGATTTTCGAGTTCAGTGGAACCGAACAATAGCTGACCGAGCGGTACATCCCGGCGCGAAGCCACAAAAATGGGGTATTCCGAAAACCCACGTGTTCGAATCTGATAGGACGCTTCTTTAAGCGGGTCAGCTACTTTAACAAAGTCCGACGAGATGACTCCCATCAGCTCTTTGTTGACGTCGTACGAGTTGGCGTCGTCAAGTAGCGTATTTTCGTTACTATGATTGATCATATCCGTTGTCAGTTAGTAGTCAACAGCTAGCATGGCTCAGAACGTCGGGGTGTTAGACCACTGTTGGCTATCTACCGTTAGCTGTTAGAACCGGGCTGCCAGCAACAAATCTAAATCTTTGAAGCGCATGTTGAATTTACGCGCGATGTAGGCGTTGGTGAGCGTTCCCTTATGGGCATAAACACCTTTCATGAACCAACGGTTCGCGTACATCATCTGCTCGATACCGCCTGTTGTTCCCGTTTCGAGCAGGAAAGGCAGAAAGATGTTGCTAAGGGCCATACTGGCCGTATAAGCCACCCGGGCCGCAATGTTGGGCACGCAATAGTGAATGACACCCATGTGCTTGAACGTAGGATCCTTGTGCGTGGTCATTCGTGAGGTTTCGAAATTACCACCCTGATCGATGGATACGTCGATGATGACCGAACCCGGTTTCATCCGACCGATCATTTCTTCGGTGACAACAATCGGGCTAAGGCCGTCTTCGGCGCGCATGGCTCCAATAACCACATCGGCCCGCTGGATGGCTTCGGCCAGGGTATCGGAAGCGATAATTGACGTGTAGACGTGCTGACCGACAGAATACTTCAGCCGCTGGAGTTTGTAGAGGTGCTTGTCGAACACTTTGACATCGGAACCCATGCCCAATGCCGTTCGTACAGCGTATTCGGTTACGGTTCCGGCTCCCAGCATAACGACTTTTGTGGGCGGAACCCCCGTGATACCACCCAGAATAATGCCCCGGCCATTGTCGGCGTTGCTGAGGTATTCACCCGCAATAAGCATAACCGTGCTGCCTGCTATTTCGCTCATCGAGCGAATAATCAGCATGTTGCCCGCCTGGTCTTCGATGTATTCGTAGCCGAACGCCGTCAGGTTTTTGCTATTGATTTTCTCGAAGTAGCCCCGGTCGTGTGCGGGTAGATTCAACGCAGAAATAACGGTACTGCCCGATTTAACGTGTTCAAACTCACCATCAACGAGGGGTTCGACTTTTAGGATCACGTTAGCTTCGTACACTTCCTGGGGCGATTGCGCTATTTGCGCTCCCGCTTCGCTGTATTCCGTATCTGAAAACTTCGCTTTCTCGCCAGCGCCTTTTTCAACGATTACGTTATGGCCATTGCGGACCAGAATCGCCACGGCTTCGGGCGTGAGTGCAATACGGTTCTCCTGAAGCGATACTTCTTTCGGCAAGCCGATAAGTAAACCGTTCCGACTGGTTTTTACCGCCAGCGGAGCTTCCTGTGGATATAGGGCCGTTTGTTTGGCCAATTCCTCGAATCCAGTCACGCGTTTTTAGTTTTCAGTTTTCAGCGTTCGCCTTCCAGTTCATGAGCGTATATAAGATGTATCGCCATAACCGGAAGCTGAACACTGAACGCTAGTCAACCAATAAAGTTTCCACCGTGCGACGACCAACGTGATCGGCGGACAGATGGACTTGATAATAAGTAGCGGGCCACAACGATTCGATGCGCTCCGGCCACTCGATGAAACAATAATTGCCCGAATCAAAATACTCTTCAATGCCAATGTCCAGTGCTTCGGCTTCGTTGCGCAGTCGGTAACAGTCGAAGTGATAAACCGGTTTTCCTTCGTGCGTCGTGTACTCGTTGACAATGGAAAAGGTTGGACTTTGCACCATACTGACAACCCCCAAAGCACGGCAGAGCGCCTTGATAAGCGTTGTTTTTCCCGCACCCATTTCACCGTTGAACAGCCACACCGGGTTTTTACGTCCTTCGGCCAGCAACTGACGAGCCACTGTATCCAGTTCTTCGAGCCGATGAAAGTGTACCGTCATAGATGCGTTGTTTAAACCAGACAGAAACAATCCGCCTGGTATTGATGCTAAATGAGCGCTAATGGCCAACAAAGATACATAATTTTAGGAGGTCCACTCCTTTCGCATCGGTCGACTTAACAGCTTGTTTGCTTCGGCGTCGTTTTCGAATTTCTCTTTCGCCGGATTCCAGCGCAGCGGACGACCGAGTTGGTAAGCGATATTGCCAAGCGTACAGACCGAAGCGGTTCGATGGCCGACTTCAACGTCACAGATCGGATTCTTACGGCTCTTGATCGCATCCAGAAAGTCTTTGTAGTGATTGTCACTAAAGTAAACGCGCTTGTCTGACTCGCCAATGACCTTGTCTTTCAACGTTTCGGGGGTTGTGACGAGCGAACCCCGTCCCACTTTTACTTCGCCCTCCGTACCGATAAAGTGACAGAATTGCGGACCCTCGACGGGGGTATGGTGCATTTCTACGCCGTTGGCATAGCGATAGATCAATCCTTTTCCTTCTTTTCCCGGTTGCAGTTCGGTTGGGCCGGAATTGTCCATATCAAGACCCCACTGCGCAATGTCAAACATGTGGGCACCCCAGTCGGTCATGCCACCCCCGCCAAAATCGCGGATGTCGCGCCATTTCCCCCAAAAATCAGCGCCCAGAGCAGGATCGAGCACGTTGTTGTACGGTCGGGCAATGGTGTTCGGACCGAGCCAGGCGTCCCAGTTTAAGCCAGCCGGAACGGGTTCGGCTGTCAGATCGAAATCGCGTGGTGGACCGCCCACGTTTACGTTCACCGTTTTTACCTGACCGATATAACCGTTGCGTACCAGTTCGACCGCCTGCCGAAACTCTTTCCAGGAGCGCTGCATGTTGCCGGTCTGAAATACGCGCTTATACTTCCGCGTGGCGTTCACCATATCGCGCCCTTCCTGAATGGTAAGTGACAGGGGTTTTTCGCAGTAGATATCTTTGCCCGATTTGGCCGCCTGAATCGCTAATACGCTGTGCCAGTGGTCGGGCGTAGCAATAACTACCGCATCGATGTCTTTATTGGCGAGTAAGGCGCGGTGATCGTCGTACCCCTGGCAACCTTTGTAGGTTGTCTTTTCGGCCTTCTCGGCGTAGTGTTTGTTCACGGCTTCGGCGAAGGCGGCTACTTTGGGTTTGTCAACGTCACAGGCGGCTATGACACGCGCTTCATTTTTAAGGAATTGACGTTGCAAACCACCCGCTTGTTTGCCAAGCCCAATAAATCCTACGGTAATCTGATCGCTGGGGGCCAGAAAGCCGCGACCCAGCACGTGACGCGGTACAATAGAAAAGACGGCCAGTCCAGCCGCTTGCTTAAGAAACGCGCGCCGGTTGGGTTGAGAAGAGTCGTTCATGGGACTAAGAGTTGATGCAAGCAAAAGAGGGTAGCGAGCAAGCTATACTTACTCACTACCCCCTAGATTGTTTCCGGTCAGCTTACCCGTCTATGAGAACCTGTTTAATTTCTAATTGTAGCCGGGATTTTGCGTTAGCGTGGCTGTGCCCCCTTTTTTACTGTTGAAAATTTCCTGAATCGGAATGGGGAAATATTCGTGCTGACCTTTGATGAACTTAACTCCTTTCAAATACGAGCGTTTGGCCGATTCCACCGAGTAATACGCGTTTAGCGTTTGATCGGCCAGATCCCAACGAACCAGATCGAACCGACGGTGGCCTTCCATGCCAAACCCCAATCGCTCTTTAAACTGTACGGCCTTCCGGGCGGTGGCTTTGTCGGTCCAGGATGCGGTATACTCTTTGATAACATAGTTTGCAGCGGCTGTTCCGTCCGAATTTTTAACAAAACCGTCGGGGTTGGCGGCTCTCCGACGCA contains the following coding sequences:
- the gyrB gene encoding DNA topoisomerase (ATP-hydrolyzing) subunit B translates to MTNELIDAEAPVETALGNYGADNIQVLEGLEAVRKRPAMYIGDVGIRGLHHLIWEVVDNSIDEALAGYCDKITVTINPDNSITVQDNGRGIPTGINTKMGKSALEVVMTVLHAGGKFDKDTYKVSGGLHGVGVSCVNALSTDLRVEVHREGKIFEQEYKIGYPQYDVRVAGEAEDTGTTVHFKPDDSIFTETVYRYETVAGRLRELAYLNKGIHIFLKDLRELDENGEPINQDEFFSEGGLVEFVQFLDETRPALDGMKPVYMESDKGSTPVQVALVYNYEAGENVLSYVNNINTHEGGTHVQGFRSALTRVLKNYADKNPGVLPKNAGKVTFSGEDFRKGLTAVISVKVAEPQFEGQTKTKLGNQDVVSAVSQAMADLLETWLEENPKTAAGIVKKVLVSAQARIAADLAYKRIMTERKDFMGGMGLPGKLADCSDTDPEKCELYLVEGDSAGGTAKQGRNRAFQAILPLRGKILNVEKAMEHKIYENEEIKNIWTALGVRLEKKDDETVMNLDKLRYHKIIIMTDADVDGSHIRTLILTLFYRNMKALIDNGYIYIAQPPLYLVKKGKEERYCWTEAQREAAVKELAGSGREENVGVQRYKGLGEMNAEQLWSTTMNPDTRSLKVVTVESAADADHVFSTLMGDEVAPRRDFIERNAKYARVDV
- a CDS encoding alanine dehydrogenase — protein: MTGFEELAKQTALYPQEAPLAVKTSRNGLLIGLPKEVSLQENRIALTPEAVAILVRNGHNVIVEKGAGEKAKFSDTEYSEAGAQIAQSPQEVYEANVILKVEPLVDGEFEHVKSGSTVISALNLPAHDRGYFEKINSKNLTAFGYEYIEDQAGNMLIIRSMSEIAGSTVMLIAGEYLSNADNGRGIILGGITGVPPTKVVMLGAGTVTEYAVRTALGMGSDVKVFDKHLYKLQRLKYSVGQHVYTSIIASDTLAEAIQRADVVIGAMRAEDGLSPIVVTEEMIGRMKPGSVIIDVSIDQGGNFETSRMTTHKDPTFKHMGVIHYCVPNIAARVAYTASMALSNIFLPFLLETGTTGGIEQMMYANRWFMKGVYAHKGTLTNAYIARKFNMRFKDLDLLLAARF
- the tsaE gene encoding tRNA (adenosine(37)-N6)-threonylcarbamoyltransferase complex ATPase subunit type 1 TsaE, translating into MTVHFHRLEELDTVARQLLAEGRKNPVWLFNGEMGAGKTTLIKALCRALGVVSMVQSPTFSIVNEYTTHEGKPVYHFDCYRLRNEAEALDIGIEEYFDSGNYCFIEWPERIESLWPATYYQVHLSADHVGRRTVETLLVD
- a CDS encoding Gfo/Idh/MocA family protein produces the protein MNDSSQPNRRAFLKQAAGLAVFSIVPRHVLGRGFLAPSDQITVGFIGLGKQAGGLQRQFLKNEARVIAACDVDKPKVAAFAEAVNKHYAEKAEKTTYKGCQGYDDHRALLANKDIDAVVIATPDHWHSVLAIQAAKSGKDIYCEKPLSLTIQEGRDMVNATRKYKRVFQTGNMQRSWKEFRQAVELVRNGYIGQVKTVNVNVGGPPRDFDLTAEPVPAGLNWDAWLGPNTIARPYNNVLDPALGADFWGKWRDIRDFGGGGMTDWGAHMFDIAQWGLDMDNSGPTELQPGKEGKGLIYRYANGVEMHHTPVEGPQFCHFIGTEGEVKVGRGSLVTTPETLKDKVIGESDKRVYFSDNHYKDFLDAIKSRKNPICDVEVGHRTASVCTLGNIAYQLGRPLRWNPAKEKFENDAEANKLLSRPMRKEWTS